A stretch of the Streptomyces sp. NBC_01428 genome encodes the following:
- a CDS encoding D-Ala-D-Ala carboxypeptidase family metallohydrolase: MTSPQRIPNRRAVLRGTFAATLGVFAGPLLLSGTAQAYNWTRTMNQGATGADVTELQIRVAGWAADSAGHSRVSVDGDFGPGTAAAVRRFQAAYGLSADGSAGPATQAQLNALEQSDGSTAHFNWSEFTDRSSGTFSGGKVSAAAAKENARRAMYKLEALRKKLGNTAITVNSGFRSIAHNAEIGGASDSMHLYGTAADLDVPGVANRTVYQKAETCGFSGLETYTVDHQHVDSRADLGRAWWWENGTI, translated from the coding sequence ATGACCTCCCCCCAGCGCATTCCGAACCGTCGCGCCGTCCTGCGCGGAACCTTCGCCGCGACCCTCGGCGTCTTCGCCGGCCCTCTCCTCCTGTCGGGCACCGCGCAGGCCTACAACTGGACCCGCACCATGAACCAGGGCGCGACCGGAGCGGACGTGACGGAGCTGCAGATCCGGGTCGCCGGCTGGGCGGCGGACTCCGCCGGGCACTCCCGGGTCAGCGTGGACGGTGACTTCGGCCCGGGCACGGCCGCCGCGGTCCGCCGGTTCCAGGCCGCCTACGGCCTGTCCGCCGACGGCAGCGCCGGACCCGCCACCCAGGCTCAGCTCAACGCCTTGGAGCAGTCGGACGGTTCGACCGCCCACTTCAACTGGAGCGAGTTCACCGACCGTTCGAGCGGCACCTTCAGCGGCGGCAAGGTGAGCGCGGCCGCCGCCAAGGAGAACGCCCGGCGTGCCATGTACAAGCTGGAGGCGCTGCGCAAGAAGCTCGGCAACACGGCCATCACCGTCAACTCCGGTTTCCGCAGCATCGCGCACAACGCCGAGATCGGCGGGGCCAGCGACAGCATGCACCTGTACGGCACCGCGGCCGACCTCGACGTGCCCGGCGTGGCCAACCGCACCGTGTACCAGAAGGCGGAGACCTGCGGTTTCTCCGGCCTGGAGACGTACACCGTCGACCACCAGCACGTCGACAGCCGCGCGGACCTCGGCCGGGCCTGGTGGTGGGAGAACGGCACCATCTGA
- a CDS encoding DUF1254 domain-containing protein, giving the protein MSDLAELAAEAYVYGFPMVVDLDEVGRFTRDGMGSVEPAPFNRFSHAAVLAGPKDTFVSINNDTVYSVAQLDLSGGPLLLRVPDTGGRYYVLQFVDAWTDNFAYVGRRATGTAAGGFLLVPPGWTGDAPQGVKTITAPTTVATIVGRWACDGVDDLPAVRALQQATTLEPLGAGAPCVGLPAPESAVAETELVFFEKLRTWMRAFPPAPADQDYQQKFAPLGLLDRSSPYVTPSAELEEALRTGYRRGKDRVEHATTHGAGPEQNGWKLTYDVFNYNLDFFEVGTVKSPQWVLQDRGAARTVRAAAARAGLWGNHGYEAAYAMAWDDEDGKPLDGTQAYTIRFETTPPVDAFWSITMYDMPRYYLVDNPIGRYSIGDRTADLHYDRDDSLTLHLQPERPADRAAAANWLPTPPGPFRPILRMYQPHPAVFDGRYTIPPITRREHPA; this is encoded by the coding sequence GTGTCGGATCTTGCGGAGCTGGCAGCGGAGGCGTACGTCTACGGCTTTCCGATGGTGGTCGACCTGGACGAGGTGGGCCGCTTCACCCGCGACGGCATGGGATCGGTGGAACCGGCTCCCTTCAACCGGTTCAGCCACGCGGCCGTCCTCGCCGGTCCGAAGGACACCTTCGTCAGTATCAACAACGACACCGTCTACTCGGTGGCGCAGCTCGATCTGAGCGGCGGACCGCTGCTGCTCCGGGTGCCCGACACCGGCGGCCGCTATTACGTGCTGCAGTTCGTCGACGCGTGGACCGACAACTTCGCGTACGTCGGCCGTCGCGCCACCGGCACCGCGGCGGGCGGGTTCCTGCTGGTCCCGCCGGGCTGGACCGGTGACGCGCCGCAGGGTGTGAAGACGATCACGGCGCCGACGACGGTGGCAACGATCGTGGGCCGCTGGGCCTGCGACGGCGTCGATGACCTTCCGGCCGTCCGTGCTCTCCAGCAGGCGACCACGCTGGAGCCCCTGGGGGCCGGTGCGCCGTGCGTCGGGCTGCCGGCCCCTGAAAGCGCCGTCGCCGAGACCGAGTTGGTGTTCTTCGAGAAGCTGCGCACATGGATGCGCGCGTTCCCGCCCGCGCCCGCCGACCAGGACTACCAGCAGAAGTTCGCGCCGCTCGGCCTCCTCGACCGCAGCAGCCCCTACGTCACGCCCTCCGCCGAGCTGGAGGAGGCGCTTCGAACGGGCTACCGGCGCGGCAAGGATCGCGTGGAGCACGCCACCACGCACGGCGCCGGCCCCGAGCAGAACGGGTGGAAGCTCACCTACGACGTCTTCAACTACAACCTCGACTTCTTCGAGGTCGGCACCGTCAAGTCTCCCCAGTGGGTCCTTCAGGACCGCGGCGCCGCCCGGACCGTACGCGCCGCGGCCGCGCGTGCCGGGCTGTGGGGCAACCACGGCTACGAGGCCGCCTACGCGATGGCCTGGGACGACGAGGACGGCAAGCCGCTCGACGGCACCCAGGCCTACACGATCCGCTTCGAGACGACCCCACCCGTGGACGCCTTCTGGTCGATCACCATGTACGACATGCCGCGGTACTACCTGGTGGACAACCCCATCGGCCGTTACTCCATCGGCGACCGGACCGCGGATCTCCACTACGACCGCGACGACTCGCTGACCCTCCACCTTCAGCCCGAGCGGCCCGCCGACCGGGCGGCGGCGGCCAACTGGCTCCCCACGCCGCCCGGTCCGTTCCGCCCCATCCTGCGGATGTACCAGCCGCACCCCGCCGTTTTCGACGGCAGGTACACGATCCCTCCGATCACTCGGCGGGAGCACCCGGCCTAG
- a CDS encoding helix-turn-helix domain-containing protein: protein MLRFHFSAEDLARTRVAAAPHPLWEIAASLHRFQTPAGRWAYAHWYRLARERLREAGLEDVVRRVLLPLFPRASYFPDFLTPLEGTAGLEAGLEAILGTPADQVATELAALARVTRMPAWLGRLTEQETRGELAEILRAYHRAVIAPHEEWMYESLHTERIRLARHLLDGGTEGLLGGLGPTVRWKHPRLEISTYPTEHDIRLEGRGLLLIPSYFCWKGPISLADPGLPPVLMYSTHQEALGGPARTASESPGSPPLQVLLGRSRAAVLQAAAAGATTTEAAHRAGVTPATATHHTTALRDAGLITSHRHGNTVIHTLTLMGATMLSKNQAGPLQESASARRPHL from the coding sequence GTGCTTCGCTTCCACTTCTCTGCTGAGGATCTGGCTCGGACCCGGGTCGCCGCCGCCCCGCACCCGCTGTGGGAGATCGCCGCCAGCCTCCACCGCTTCCAGACCCCGGCGGGCCGCTGGGCGTACGCACACTGGTACCGCCTCGCCCGTGAGCGCCTGCGCGAGGCCGGGCTGGAGGATGTGGTGCGGCGGGTCCTCCTGCCGCTGTTCCCGCGTGCTTCCTACTTCCCCGACTTCCTGACCCCGTTGGAGGGCACGGCTGGCCTCGAAGCGGGTCTCGAGGCGATCCTCGGCACCCCGGCCGACCAGGTCGCGACGGAACTCGCGGCCCTCGCCCGGGTCACCCGGATGCCCGCCTGGCTCGGCCGCCTCACGGAGCAGGAGACCCGGGGCGAGCTGGCGGAGATACTGCGCGCCTACCACCGCGCCGTCATCGCCCCGCACGAGGAGTGGATGTACGAGAGCCTGCACACCGAGCGGATCCGGCTGGCCCGTCACCTGCTCGACGGGGGCACGGAAGGCCTGCTGGGCGGGCTCGGGCCGACGGTCCGGTGGAAACACCCGAGGCTGGAGATCAGCACCTATCCGACGGAACACGACATCCGGCTGGAGGGCCGCGGACTGCTCCTCATTCCGTCGTACTTCTGTTGGAAGGGGCCGATCTCGCTCGCGGATCCGGGGTTACCCCCGGTCCTCATGTACTCCACCCACCAGGAGGCGCTCGGCGGGCCGGCCAGGACCGCGTCGGAGAGCCCGGGGTCGCCACCCTTGCAGGTACTGCTGGGCCGCTCCCGTGCGGCGGTGCTGCAGGCCGCCGCAGCCGGAGCGACCACGACCGAGGCCGCCCATCGAGCCGGCGTCACACCAGCCACCGCGACCCATCATACGACCGCGCTCCGCGACGCCGGACTCATCACCAGCCACCGCCACGGCAACACCGTGATCCACACCCTGACCCTGATGGGAGCGACCATGCTGAGCAAGAACCAGGCGGGTCCGCTCCAGGAATCCGCGTCGGCCCGTCGCCCCCACCTGTGA